In the genome of Pseudomonas protegens, one region contains:
- a CDS encoding DUF1244 domain-containing protein, with protein sequence MSPQQRLELEAAAFRRLVAHLDSRKDVQNIDLMNLAGFCRNCLSKWYKAEADERQIEVSLDEAREVVYGMPYAEWKNLYQKEASAEQQAAFAKGKTHD encoded by the coding sequence ATGTCCCCTCAACAACGCCTGGAACTGGAAGCCGCGGCCTTTCGCCGCCTGGTGGCCCATCTGGACAGCCGCAAGGACGTGCAGAACATCGACCTGATGAACCTGGCCGGGTTCTGCCGCAACTGCCTGTCCAAGTGGTACAAGGCCGAGGCCGACGAGCGCCAGATCGAGGTCAGCCTCGATGAGGCCCGTGAAGTGGTGTACGGCATGCCCTACGCCGAATGGAAAAATCTCTACCAGAAAGAAGCCAGCGCCGAGCAGCAAGCGGCGTTTGCCAAAGGAAAAACCCATGACTGA
- a CDS encoding HopJ type III effector protein encodes MTDLNTLRASLNSGEHAFADTLAFVAAGYDYQPQAFNNGGVENAAGQNEGSCKTLGLALLEGLSDQEALLAFGEHYRSVLATPEGSDHGNIRALIAHGLAGVKFAAQPLTRTL; translated from the coding sequence ATGACTGACCTGAACACCCTGCGCGCCAGCCTGAACAGCGGTGAACATGCTTTTGCCGACACCCTGGCCTTTGTCGCCGCCGGTTACGACTACCAGCCCCAGGCGTTCAACAATGGCGGCGTGGAAAACGCTGCCGGGCAGAACGAAGGTTCGTGCAAGACCCTGGGCCTGGCCCTGCTGGAAGGCCTGAGCGACCAAGAGGCGCTGCTGGCCTTTGGCGAACACTACCGCTCGGTACTGGCCACGCCCGAAGGCAGCGATCACGGCAACATCCGCGCGCTGATCGCCCACGGTCTGGCCGGGGTCAAGTTCGCCGCCCAGCCGCTGACCCGTACTCTGTAG
- the trxB gene encoding thioredoxin-disulfide reductase, with translation MSEVRHSRVIILGSGPAGYSAAVYAARANLKPLLITGMQAGGQLTTTTEVDNWPGDVHGLTGPALMERMREHAERFETEIVFDHINAVDFAAKPYTLTGDSATYTCDALIIATGASARYLGLPSEEAFMGKGVSACATCDGFFYRNKPVAVVGGGNTAVEEALYLANIASTVTLIHRRETFRAEKILIDKLNARVAEGKIILKLNANLDEVLGDNMGVTGARLKNNDGSFEELKVDGVFIAIGHTPNTSLFEGQLTLKDGYLVVQGGRDGNATATSVEGIFAAGDVADHVYRQAITSAGAGCMAALDTERYLDGLQNAAH, from the coding sequence ATGTCTGAAGTACGTCATTCGCGTGTGATTATTCTCGGTTCCGGCCCTGCCGGTTACAGCGCCGCCGTCTATGCCGCCCGGGCCAACCTGAAGCCGCTGCTGATCACCGGCATGCAGGCCGGCGGCCAGCTGACCACCACCACTGAAGTCGACAACTGGCCTGGCGACGTGCACGGCCTGACCGGTCCGGCACTGATGGAGCGGATGCGCGAGCACGCCGAGCGTTTCGAAACCGAAATCGTCTTCGACCACATCAATGCCGTGGATTTTGCCGCCAAGCCTTACACCCTGACCGGCGACAGCGCGACCTACACCTGCGACGCCCTGATCATCGCCACCGGCGCCAGCGCCCGTTACCTGGGCCTGCCTTCGGAAGAAGCCTTCATGGGCAAGGGCGTTTCCGCCTGCGCCACTTGCGACGGTTTCTTCTATCGCAACAAGCCGGTGGCCGTGGTCGGCGGTGGCAACACTGCCGTTGAAGAGGCCCTGTACCTGGCCAACATCGCCAGCACCGTGACCCTGATCCACCGTCGCGAAACCTTCCGCGCCGAGAAGATCCTGATCGACAAGCTCAACGCCCGCGTGGCCGAAGGCAAGATCATCCTCAAGCTCAATGCCAACCTCGACGAAGTCCTGGGCGACAACATGGGCGTGACCGGTGCCCGCCTGAAGAACAACGACGGCAGCTTCGAAGAGCTGAAGGTCGACGGCGTGTTCATCGCCATCGGCCACACCCCGAACACCTCGCTGTTCGAAGGCCAACTGACCCTCAAGGACGGTTACCTGGTGGTGCAGGGCGGTCGTGACGGCAACGCGACCGCGACCAGCGTCGAAGGCATCTTTGCCGCCGGTGACGTGGCCGACCACGTGTACCGCCAGGCCATCACCTCGGCCGGCGCCGGCTGCATGGCGGCACTGGACACCGAACGTTACCTGGACGGTCTGCAGAACGCTGCACACTGA
- the cysZ gene encoding sulfate transporter CysZ codes for MPAPVLSGPQYLREGLKLVLSPGLRLFVLLPLAINLILFVGLIYFAGHQFSLWIDSLMPTLPDWLSFLSYILWPLFMVLVALMVFFTFTMLANIIAAPFNGFLSEKVETVVRGTDDFPPFSWGELIAMIPRTLSREMRKLGYFLPRAIGLFILSLIPVVNLVAAPLWLLFGIWMMAIQYIDYPADNHKMSWQDMLAWLRQKRWQSLGFGGIVYLALMIPFVNILMMPAAVAGATLFWVRERGVEKLPGQ; via the coding sequence ATGCCCGCCCCCGTACTGTCCGGACCGCAATACCTGCGCGAAGGCCTGAAGCTGGTCCTCAGCCCTGGCCTGCGCCTGTTCGTGCTCCTGCCCCTGGCGATCAACCTGATACTGTTCGTCGGATTGATCTATTTCGCCGGCCACCAGTTCAGCCTGTGGATCGACAGCCTGATGCCAACCCTGCCGGACTGGCTGAGTTTTCTCAGTTACATCCTCTGGCCACTGTTCATGGTGCTGGTGGCGCTGATGGTGTTTTTCACCTTCACCATGCTGGCCAACATCATCGCCGCGCCCTTCAACGGCTTTCTATCGGAAAAGGTCGAAACCGTGGTCCGTGGCACCGACGATTTCCCGCCCTTCAGCTGGGGCGAACTGATCGCCATGATCCCCCGCACCCTGTCCCGGGAAATGCGCAAGCTCGGCTACTTCCTGCCCCGGGCCATCGGCCTGTTCATCCTCTCGCTGATCCCGGTGGTCAACCTGGTGGCCGCGCCGCTGTGGCTGCTGTTCGGCATCTGGATGATGGCCATCCAGTACATCGACTACCCGGCGGACAACCACAAGATGAGCTGGCAGGACATGCTCGCCTGGCTGCGGCAGAAGCGCTGGCAGAGCCTGGGCTTTGGCGGCATCGTCTACCTGGCGCTGATGATCCCCTTCGTCAACATCCTGATGATGCCGGCCGCCGTGGCCGGGGCCACGCTGTTCTGGGTGCGTGAACGCGGGGTGGAGAAGCTGCCGGGCCAATAG
- a CDS encoding glycosyltransferase family 4 protein — protein sequence MASVDTEAMTTALHITLITETFPPEINGVANTLGRLCDGLRARGHQVELVRPRQGCDQSRPSDEALLLCRGWPLPGYPGLQWGQSSMHKLLRRWKRQRPDVLYIATEGPLGLSALRAAKRLGISVVSGFHTNFQQYSSQYGLGLLTRLLTHYLRWFHNRSKLTLVPSVSQRLELERRHFERLALLSRGVDSQLFHPAKRLNELRSGWGLGNDDLAVIHVGRLAPEKNLGLLKRCFERLQATYPQRRMKLIVVGDGPQRAALEKSLPEALFCGCQRGEALAAHYASGDVFLFPSLTETFGNVVLEALASGLAVVAYDQAAAAQHIRHGYNGVLAMPGDEGAFCEAAGWLLEEAETLRRVRLNARQHASRQGWPAVIEQFEDQLRNACQPAPAGDYEAMIEAALQKTPGTVKTLQAVRGLPPSPPGAGR from the coding sequence ATGGCCTCAGTCGACACTGAGGCCATGACGACCGCTCTGCATATCACCCTCATCACGGAAACCTTCCCACCGGAAATCAATGGCGTGGCCAATACCCTTGGCCGCCTGTGCGATGGCCTGCGTGCTCGCGGGCATCAGGTGGAACTGGTGCGCCCGCGCCAGGGCTGCGATCAGAGTCGGCCCAGCGATGAAGCCCTGCTGCTGTGCCGCGGCTGGCCGCTGCCGGGTTATCCGGGGCTGCAATGGGGCCAGTCGTCGATGCACAAACTGCTGCGGCGCTGGAAACGCCAGCGCCCGGACGTGCTCTACATCGCCACCGAAGGCCCCCTGGGGCTGTCTGCACTGCGGGCTGCCAAGCGCCTGGGGATCTCGGTGGTCAGCGGCTTCCATACCAACTTCCAGCAGTATTCCAGCCAATACGGCCTGGGTTTACTGACCCGCCTGCTGACCCATTACCTGCGCTGGTTCCACAACCGTTCGAAGCTGACCCTGGTGCCCAGTGTCAGTCAGCGCCTGGAGCTGGAACGCCGCCACTTCGAACGTCTGGCCCTGCTGTCCCGAGGCGTCGACAGCCAGTTGTTCCATCCGGCCAAGCGCCTCAATGAGCTGCGCAGCGGTTGGGGCCTGGGCAACGATGATCTGGCGGTGATCCATGTCGGACGCCTGGCACCGGAGAAGAATCTGGGGCTGCTCAAGCGCTGCTTCGAACGGCTCCAGGCCACTTATCCACAGCGTCGGATGAAGTTGATCGTGGTGGGTGACGGCCCACAACGCGCCGCCCTGGAAAAAAGCCTGCCCGAGGCCCTGTTCTGCGGCTGCCAACGCGGCGAGGCACTGGCGGCCCATTACGCCTCGGGGGATGTGTTCCTGTTTCCCAGCCTGACCGAAACCTTCGGCAATGTGGTGCTGGAAGCCCTGGCGTCAGGGTTGGCGGTGGTGGCTTACGATCAGGCCGCTGCAGCCCAGCATATCCGCCATGGCTACAACGGCGTGCTGGCCATGCCCGGGGATGAAGGCGCGTTCTGTGAGGCCGCCGGCTGGCTGCTGGAGGAGGCGGAAACCCTGCGCCGGGTGCGCCTCAACGCCCGGCAACACGCCAGCCGCCAAGGATGGCCCGCGGTGATCGAGCAGTTTGAAGATCAGTTGCGCAACGCCTGCCAGCCGGCTCCGGCCGGGGACTACGAGGCAATGATCGAAGCGGCGCTGCAAAAAACGCCAGGTACGGTCAAGACACTCCAGGCGGTGAGAGGGCTGCCCCCCTCACCGCCTGGAGCCGGACGTTAG
- a CDS encoding NADH:flavin oxidoreductase → MPVQALFKPFQLGALELPTRVVMAPMTRSFSPGGVPNSKVIEYYRRRAAAGVGLIITEGTTVGHKAANGYPNVPQFYGEAALAGWKKVVDAVHAEGGKIVPQLWHVGNVRRLGTEPDASVPGYGPSEKLKDGKVVVHGMTHEDIREVIAAFAQAAKDAQSIGMDGVEIHGAHGYLVDQFFWEGSNQRSDEYGGDLAQRSRFAIELIQAVRAVVGPDFPIILRFSQWKQQDYSARLVQTPQALGAFLKPLAEAGVDIFHCSTRRFWEPEFEGSDLNLAGWTRKLTGKPTITVGSVGLDGEFLQFMVNTDKVAQPASLENLLQRLNNDEFDLVAVGRALLVDPDWAQKVREGREQDILPFSREALMTLV, encoded by the coding sequence ATGCCTGTTCAAGCCTTGTTCAAACCCTTCCAACTCGGCGCGCTGGAGCTGCCGACCCGCGTGGTGATGGCGCCCATGACCCGGTCGTTTTCCCCGGGTGGGGTGCCCAACTCCAAGGTCATCGAGTATTACCGGCGCCGCGCCGCCGCCGGCGTGGGCCTGATCATCACCGAAGGCACCACGGTCGGACACAAGGCCGCCAACGGTTATCCCAACGTGCCGCAGTTCTATGGCGAAGCGGCCCTGGCCGGCTGGAAGAAGGTGGTGGACGCGGTTCATGCCGAGGGCGGCAAGATCGTCCCGCAGCTGTGGCATGTGGGCAATGTGCGGCGCCTGGGCACCGAGCCGGATGCCAGCGTGCCCGGCTACGGCCCCAGCGAGAAGCTCAAGGATGGCAAGGTGGTGGTGCATGGCATGACCCACGAGGATATCCGGGAGGTGATCGCCGCTTTCGCCCAGGCCGCCAAGGATGCCCAGAGCATCGGCATGGATGGCGTGGAAATCCACGGCGCCCACGGTTACCTGGTGGACCAGTTCTTCTGGGAAGGCAGCAACCAGCGCAGCGACGAATACGGTGGCGACCTGGCCCAGCGTTCGCGTTTCGCCATCGAGCTGATCCAGGCCGTGCGTGCCGTCGTTGGCCCGGATTTCCCGATCATCCTGCGTTTCTCCCAATGGAAGCAGCAGGACTACAGCGCTCGCCTGGTGCAGACCCCGCAAGCCCTGGGCGCCTTCCTCAAGCCGCTGGCGGAGGCCGGTGTGGATATCTTCCATTGCTCGACCCGGCGCTTCTGGGAGCCGGAGTTCGAAGGTTCCGACCTCAACCTGGCGGGCTGGACCCGCAAGCTCACCGGCAAGCCGACCATCACCGTGGGCAGCGTCGGCCTGGACGGCGAGTTCCTGCAATTCATGGTCAACACCGACAAGGTGGCGCAGCCGGCCAGTCTGGAGAACCTGTTGCAGCGCCTGAACAATGACGAGTTCGATCTGGTGGCGGTGGGCCGGGCCCTGCTGGTGGATCCGGATTGGGCGCAGAAAGTCCGTGAAGGTCGTGAGCAGGACATTCTGCCGTTCAGCCGCGAAGCCCTGATGACCCTGGTCTAA
- a CDS encoding glutathione peroxidase has protein sequence MSAFHDLKLKALDGQELPLAPFKGQVVLVVNVASKCGLTPQYAALENLYQQYKGQGFSVLGLPCNQFAGQEPGTEQQIQEFCSLNYGVTFPLSSKLEVNGPERHQLYRLLAGEGAEFPGDITWNFEKFLLGKDGRVLARFSPRTAPDDPTVVQAIEKALS, from the coding sequence ATGAGTGCTTTTCACGACCTTAAATTGAAAGCCCTGGATGGTCAGGAGCTACCGCTCGCGCCCTTCAAGGGGCAAGTCGTGCTGGTGGTCAACGTCGCCTCCAAATGTGGTCTGACACCACAATATGCGGCGTTGGAAAATCTCTACCAGCAATACAAGGGCCAAGGGTTCAGCGTACTGGGCCTGCCCTGCAATCAGTTCGCCGGGCAGGAGCCGGGCACCGAGCAGCAGATCCAGGAGTTTTGCAGCCTCAACTACGGGGTGACCTTTCCCCTGAGCAGCAAGCTCGAGGTCAACGGTCCCGAGCGTCATCAGCTGTACCGCCTGCTGGCGGGCGAGGGCGCCGAGTTTCCCGGGGATATCACTTGGAATTTCGAGAAATTCCTCCTCGGCAAGGACGGTCGGGTGCTGGCGCGTTTTTCGCCGCGCACCGCGCCGGATGATCCCACCGTGGTCCAGGCTATCGAGAAGGCCTTGAGCTGA
- a CDS encoding peptidylprolyl isomerase — protein sequence MLIAANKAVSIDYTLTNDAGEVIDSSAGGAPLVYLQGAGNIIPGLEKALEGKQVGDELNVSVEPEDAYGEYAAELVSTLSRSMFEGVDELEVGMQFHASAPDGQMQIVTIRDLDGDDVTVDGNHPLAGQRLNFQVKIVAIRDASQEEIAHGHVHGEGGHHH from the coding sequence ATGCTGATCGCCGCCAATAAGGCTGTCTCCATCGACTATACCCTCACCAATGACGCTGGTGAGGTCATCGACAGCTCTGCCGGCGGCGCCCCGCTGGTTTACCTGCAAGGCGCAGGTAACATCATTCCTGGTCTGGAAAAGGCTCTGGAAGGCAAGCAAGTCGGTGACGAGCTGAACGTGTCCGTAGAACCTGAAGATGCCTACGGCGAATACGCTGCCGAACTGGTCAGCACCCTGAGCCGCAGCATGTTCGAAGGCGTCGACGAGCTGGAAGTGGGCATGCAGTTCCACGCTTCCGCTCCGGACGGCCAGATGCAGATCGTGACCATCCGTGACCTGGACGGCGACGACGTCACCGTCGACGGCAACCACCCGCTGGCCGGCCAGCGCCTGAACTTCCAGGTCAAGATCGTGGCCATCCGTGACGCCAGCCAGGAAGAAATCGCCCATGGCCACGTCCATGGCGAAGGTGGTCATCACCACTGA
- a CDS encoding DUF3565 domain-containing protein yields METALLAAISMGWDLLHKNEEGRSLAKQSLESERNPDQRNGKTPSTIRGFHQDEDGHWVAQLSCGHTQHLRHQPPWQSRAWVLDPQQRAEKIGQPFACGWCAQAPGSDNLSA; encoded by the coding sequence ATGGAGACAGCCTTATTGGCGGCGATCAGCATGGGGTGGGACCTTTTGCATAAGAATGAAGAGGGTCGAAGTTTAGCGAAGCAATCGCTCGAAAGCGAACGGAACCCGGACCAACGGAACGGGAAAACCCCGTCGACAATTCGTGGATTTCATCAGGATGAAGACGGCCATTGGGTGGCGCAGCTGTCCTGCGGCCATACCCAGCACCTGCGCCACCAGCCGCCCTGGCAATCCCGGGCCTGGGTCCTCGACCCACAGCAGCGGGCAGAAAAAATAGGCCAGCCCTTTGCCTGCGGCTGGTGTGCTCAAGCCCCGGGAAGCGATAACCTTAGCGCCTGA
- the pta gene encoding phosphate acetyltransferase produces MQTFFIAPTDFGVGLTSISLGLVRTLERAGLKVGFFKPIAQPHPGDTGPERSTELVARTHGLKPPQPLGLAHVERMLGDGQLDELLEEIITLYQQAAIGKDVLIVEGMVPTRSASYAARVNLHLAKSLDAEVILVSAPENEVLTELSGRVELQAQLFGGPRDPKVLGVILNKVRTDESMEAFSARLKEHSPLLRSGDFRLLGCIPFQPELNAPRTRDVAELMGAQVLNAGDYESRRMTKIIICARTMRNTVELLKPGVLVVTPGDRDDIILAVSLAAINGVPLAGLLLTSDTLPDPRIMELCRGALNAGLPVLSVSTGSYDTANQLNGLNKEIPIDDRERAEIITDFVASHLDANWLHQRCGTPREMRLSPAVFRYQLIQRAQQANKRIVLPEGSEPLTVQAAAICQARGIARCVLLAKPEEVHAVARAQGIELPEGLEILDPDLIRQRYVEPMVALRKSKSLNAPMAEQQLEDPVVIGTVMLALDEVDGLVSGVIHSTANTIRPALQLIKTAPGCTLVSSVFFMLFPEQVLVYGDCVMNPHPSASELAEIALQSADSAAAFGITPRVAMISYSSGDSASGEEVEKVREATLLAHEAQRSLLIDGPLQYDAAANENVARQLAPNSQVAGKATVFVFPDLNTGNTTHKAVQRSADCVSLGPMLQGLRKPVNDLPRGAQVDDIVYTIALTAIQAANRPMDV; encoded by the coding sequence ATGCAAACTTTTTTTATCGCGCCCACCGATTTTGGTGTGGGTCTGACCTCCATCAGCCTCGGGCTGGTGCGTACCCTGGAACGGGCCGGCCTCAAGGTCGGCTTTTTCAAGCCCATTGCCCAGCCGCACCCCGGTGATACCGGGCCCGAGCGTTCCACCGAGCTGGTAGCCCGCACCCACGGCCTGAAACCGCCGCAACCCCTGGGCCTGGCCCATGTCGAGCGGATGCTCGGCGACGGCCAGCTCGATGAACTGCTGGAAGAAATCATCACCCTCTACCAGCAGGCCGCCATCGGCAAGGACGTGCTGATCGTCGAAGGCATGGTGCCGACCCGCAGCGCCAGCTACGCCGCCCGGGTCAACCTGCACCTGGCCAAAAGCCTGGATGCCGAGGTGATCCTGGTGTCCGCCCCGGAAAACGAAGTGCTCACCGAGCTGTCCGGCCGGGTCGAACTGCAGGCCCAGCTGTTCGGCGGCCCACGGGACCCGAAAGTGCTGGGGGTGATCCTCAACAAGGTGCGCACCGATGAAAGCATGGAGGCCTTCTCCGCGCGCTTGAAGGAGCATTCGCCGTTGCTGCGCAGCGGCGACTTCCGTCTGCTGGGCTGCATTCCCTTCCAGCCGGAACTCAACGCCCCACGCACCCGCGACGTGGCGGAGCTGATGGGCGCCCAGGTGCTCAATGCCGGCGACTACGAAAGCCGGCGCATGACCAAGATCATCATTTGCGCCCGCACCATGCGCAACACCGTGGAGCTGCTCAAGCCCGGCGTGCTGGTGGTGACGCCAGGGGACCGCGACGACATCATCCTCGCCGTGAGCCTGGCGGCGATCAACGGCGTGCCCCTGGCCGGCCTGCTGCTGACCAGCGACACCCTGCCCGACCCGCGGATCATGGAGCTGTGCCGTGGCGCCCTGAATGCCGGCCTGCCGGTGCTGTCGGTCAGCACCGGGTCCTACGACACCGCCAACCAGCTCAATGGCCTGAACAAGGAAATCCCCATCGATGACCGCGAGCGCGCGGAGATCATCACCGATTTCGTCGCCAGCCACCTGGACGCCAACTGGCTGCACCAGCGCTGCGGCACCCCGCGGGAAATGCGCCTGTCGCCGGCGGTATTCCGCTACCAGTTGATCCAGCGCGCGCAGCAGGCCAACAAGCGCATCGTCCTGCCCGAAGGCAGCGAGCCGCTGACCGTACAGGCCGCCGCCATCTGTCAGGCTCGCGGCATTGCCCGCTGCGTGCTGCTGGCCAAGCCGGAGGAAGTGCATGCGGTGGCCCGGGCCCAGGGCATCGAGCTGCCCGAAGGCCTGGAGATTCTCGACCCGGACCTGATTCGCCAGCGCTACGTGGAGCCCATGGTGGCCCTGCGCAAGAGCAAGAGCCTGAATGCGCCCATGGCCGAGCAGCAACTGGAAGACCCGGTGGTGATCGGCACCGTGATGCTGGCCCTGGATGAAGTGGACGGCCTGGTGTCCGGAGTCATCCACTCCACCGCCAACACCATCCGTCCGGCCCTGCAACTGATCAAGACCGCCCCGGGCTGCACCCTGGTGTCTTCGGTGTTCTTCATGCTGTTCCCCGAGCAGGTGCTGGTCTACGGCGACTGCGTGATGAACCCGCACCCCAGCGCCAGCGAGCTGGCGGAAATCGCCTTGCAGAGCGCTGACTCGGCGGCGGCCTTCGGCATCACCCCGCGGGTGGCCATGATCAGCTACTCCAGCGGCGATTCGGCCAGTGGCGAAGAAGTGGAGAAAGTCCGCGAGGCGACCCTGCTGGCCCACGAAGCCCAGCGTTCGCTGCTGATCGACGGCCCGCTGCAATACGACGCCGCGGCCAACGAAAACGTCGCCCGGCAGCTGGCCCCCAACAGCCAGGTGGCGGGCAAGGCCACGGTGTTCGTGTTCCCCGACCTGAACACCGGCAACACCACCCACAAGGCCGTGCAGCGCAGCGCCGATTGCGTGAGCCTGGGCCCAATGCTGCAAGGCCTGCGCAAACCCGTGAACGACCTGCCTCGGGGCGCCCAGGTGGACGACATCGTCTACACCATCGCCCTGACCGCGATTCAAGCCGCCAACCGACCCATGGATGTCTAA
- a CDS encoding acyltransferase, whose translation MLEFLPAAVRGIIASILLALNTILLCSFLFCVAICKALPFALTQRLTHWLMNHTHEAWISNNKAWMQLVCRTRWHVQDLQGLDYQHSYLVTSNHQSWVDIMVLQYVFNRRIRPLKFFLKQELIWVPVIGLAWWALGFPFMKRYSKAYLEKHPEKKGKDLETTRKTCAKFRNNPVGIFNFVEGTRFTEAKHSQQQSPFRYLLKPKAGGIAFVLDAMGEQLQSIIDVTLHYPAGRPGFWDLLCGRVKDVVVRFEEVRIPPQFIGKNYEQDTAYRQEFQGWINQQWLAKDALLEVLHREYPAKP comes from the coding sequence ATGCTGGAATTTCTACCTGCCGCCGTGCGCGGGATCATCGCCTCGATCCTGCTGGCGCTGAACACTATCCTGCTGTGCTCGTTCCTGTTCTGCGTGGCGATCTGCAAGGCCCTGCCCTTCGCCCTCACCCAGCGCTTGACTCACTGGCTGATGAACCACACCCACGAAGCCTGGATCAGCAACAACAAGGCCTGGATGCAGCTGGTGTGCCGCACCCGCTGGCACGTGCAGGACCTTCAAGGCCTGGATTATCAGCACTCCTACCTGGTCACCAGCAACCACCAGAGCTGGGTCGACATCATGGTCCTGCAGTACGTGTTCAACCGGCGCATCCGGCCGCTGAAGTTCTTCCTCAAGCAGGAACTGATCTGGGTGCCGGTGATTGGCCTGGCCTGGTGGGCACTGGGCTTTCCGTTCATGAAGCGCTACTCCAAGGCCTACCTGGAAAAGCACCCGGAGAAGAAAGGCAAGGACCTGGAAACCACGCGCAAGACCTGTGCGAAGTTTCGCAACAACCCGGTGGGCATCTTCAACTTCGTCGAAGGCACGCGCTTTACCGAAGCCAAGCACTCCCAGCAGCAATCGCCGTTCCGCTACCTGCTCAAGCCCAAGGCCGGTGGTATCGCCTTTGTCCTGGACGCCATGGGCGAGCAACTGCAATCGATCATCGATGTGACGCTGCACTACCCCGCTGGCCGGCCCGGTTTCTGGGACCTGTTGTGCGGCAGGGTCAAGGATGTGGTGGTGCGCTTTGAAGAGGTACGGATTCCGCCGCAGTTCATTGGCAAGAACTATGAACAGGACACGGCCTATCGCCAGGAATTCCAGGGCTGGATCAACCAGCAGTGGCTGGCCAAGGATGCGCTGCTGGAAGTGCTGCATCGAGAGTATCCGGCAAAACCCTGA